One window of the Shewanella litorisediminis genome contains the following:
- a CDS encoding rhodanese-like domain-containing protein — protein MQHNPGFVALVESILPKVTEITVEEYQADDSWQLLDVREDHEWLKDRLPGARHLGRGILERDVETRFPDKSTPLLLYCGGGYRSALAAYNLQLMGYTKVASLVGGYKAWVARQLPLVTD, from the coding sequence ATGCAGCATAATCCCGGATTTGTTGCCTTGGTTGAATCTATACTTCCCAAGGTCACCGAAATCACCGTTGAGGAGTATCAGGCTGACGACAGCTGGCAACTGCTCGACGTGCGTGAAGATCACGAATGGCTTAAAGACAGACTTCCCGGCGCCAGACACCTGGGCCGCGGCATTCTGGAACGGGATGTTGAAACCCGTTTCCCCGATAAATCGACCCCCTTGTTACTTTACTGCGGTGGCGGTTATCGCTCTGCATTGGCAGCCTATAATCTGCAGCTTATGGGGTACACCAAGGTGGCTTCCCTCGTAGGAGGCTACAAGGCCTGGGTTGCCCGTCAGCTGCCGTTGGTGACTGACTAG
- a CDS encoding precorrin-2 dehydrogenase/sirohydrochlorin ferrochelatase family protein, which yields MQYFPLFVDTRDRSVLVVGGGDVAARKLELLCRTDARITVIATEACDDIQALKRSGRVVLHERPVNDDDIYDWDLLYLATNDEALNIRLAGIARSRSMWANVVDNPAYCDFITPSIVDRGRLVVAISTAGAAPVFARDIRARLEAWLPPSLTPLFDFIAARRQQVQETLATVPARRRFWERFFALNGDRFDGQTELHFEDAFLSLDGQGELLLIDEDTSPRLLPIAAMAMLQRLDIIETDSSLPPELNELLRRDAERRPPSSLAALDKTLETGQRVLVYADAAQIKALRAHFPQARHLKPGAL from the coding sequence ATGCAATATTTCCCCCTGTTTGTTGATACACGAGACCGTTCGGTTCTGGTCGTGGGTGGCGGTGACGTTGCTGCCCGTAAGCTGGAACTGCTTTGTCGCACCGACGCACGGATCACCGTGATTGCCACTGAGGCCTGTGACGATATTCAGGCACTGAAACGCAGTGGCCGCGTTGTCCTCCATGAACGGCCCGTAAATGATGATGATATTTACGATTGGGATTTGCTTTACCTTGCCACCAATGATGAAGCCTTGAACATACGCCTCGCGGGTATCGCCCGCAGCCGGAGTATGTGGGCCAATGTGGTGGATAACCCGGCATATTGCGACTTTATCACGCCTTCCATTGTCGATCGTGGTCGCCTGGTGGTGGCCATCAGTACGGCAGGTGCCGCTCCTGTGTTTGCCAGAGACATTCGGGCACGCCTTGAAGCCTGGCTGCCGCCCTCACTGACGCCGCTGTTCGATTTTATTGCGGCGCGTCGGCAACAGGTGCAGGAAACCCTGGCCACTGTGCCCGCTCGTCGACGTTTCTGGGAGCGATTTTTTGCCCTCAATGGCGACAGATTTGATGGTCAGACAGAGCTTCATTTCGAAGATGCGTTTTTGTCACTCGATGGGCAGGGCGAGCTGCTGCTGATTGATGAGGATACCTCGCCACGGCTGTTGCCCATCGCTGCCATGGCCATGTTGCAGCGCCTCGATATTATCGAAACCGACAGCAGCTTGCCGCCGGAGCTTAATGAACTGCTCAGGCGTGATGCCGAGCGCAGGCCTCCTTCTTCTTTGGCTGCCTTGGATAAGACGCTGGAAACGGGTCAACGGGTGCTGGTGTATGCTGATGCGGCCCAGATAAAGGCGCTGCGGGCCCATTTCCCCCAGGCCAGGCATCTTAAGCCAGGCGCACTTTAA
- a CDS encoding S8 family serine peptidase yields MTIKHKKTLALGLSTLALAVSAGVHAAPTNAVFAKGENSPLPKRYVVKFKNNAAAELYSAEDALNSMQYQPRSHEVFGHHRALNAASAKEMKRIGRSNAYTVKLDNNGIKALRARADVEFVEEDVPRRLLAETTPWGQTFVGATQLADNLSGNRTICIIDSGYDRGHADLSGNNVTGTNNSGTGNWFEPGNNNAHGTHVAGTIAAIANGEGVVGVLPNQNANIHIIKVFNEAGWGYSSSLVSAVDTCVTNGANVVSMSLGGASSSTTERNALAAHYNNGVLLIAAAGNDGDNTHSYPASYDSVVSVAAVDSTKQHAAFSQYTNQVEVSGPGEAILSTVTRGEGRLSDIVVGGQSYFNNGVVPHNRLVKSGTSYAPAPINGTVTATLAECSVSGSTFNCGNMTGKVCLVERVGNQGSSYPEINAAKACQNAGASATIVYSNTALPGLQNPFVVDTNSELTKVSVSVDRATGLALRSHIGSSVTVSSEGGKDYEYYNGTSMATPHVSGVATLVWSYHPECSAAQVRAALRATAEDLDVAGRDDRTGYGMVDAVAAKEYLDASCNGPTDGGGGNGGSEAEMTNGVAKSNLSGAKGDELHYYIDVPAGATNLNFAMSGGSGDADLYVQYGAAPTTSSYDCRPWKGGNTESCPITTAQAGTYYVMVQGYNAFSGVNLVASYTAPTGGSTGGTTGPATYTNTDNYSIPDNNTAGISSPIDVSRSGDAGTVTVKVNIVHTYIGDLQVELITPNGQVAVLHDNTGAGTDNISKTYTVNATGVESQGTWKLKAVDSSRRDTGYIDSWEISFQ; encoded by the coding sequence ATGACAATCAAACACAAAAAAACTTTAGCCCTGGGTTTATCAACCCTCGCACTGGCAGTGTCTGCCGGTGTGCATGCCGCGCCCACTAACGCTGTCTTTGCCAAAGGCGAAAACTCGCCGTTGCCAAAGCGCTATGTAGTTAAATTCAAAAACAATGCTGCTGCCGAGCTTTACAGTGCTGAAGACGCACTCAACAGCATGCAGTATCAGCCTCGCAGCCACGAGGTATTTGGTCATCACCGCGCCCTGAATGCCGCCAGTGCCAAGGAAATGAAGCGTATCGGTCGCAGTAACGCCTATACGGTGAAGCTGGACAACAATGGCATCAAGGCCCTGCGAGCCCGTGCCGACGTTGAATTTGTGGAAGAAGACGTGCCACGTCGTCTGCTCGCTGAAACCACGCCATGGGGCCAGACCTTTGTGGGCGCGACTCAGCTGGCCGATAACCTCAGCGGCAACCGCACCATCTGTATTATCGACTCAGGTTATGATCGTGGTCATGCCGACCTGTCCGGCAACAACGTGACCGGGACCAATAACTCAGGCACAGGTAACTGGTTCGAACCCGGTAACAACAACGCCCACGGCACCCACGTTGCCGGCACCATTGCGGCGATTGCCAACGGTGAAGGCGTGGTGGGCGTACTGCCAAACCAAAATGCCAACATTCACATCATCAAAGTATTTAACGAAGCCGGCTGGGGTTATTCCTCCAGTCTGGTCAGTGCCGTGGATACCTGTGTGACCAATGGCGCCAACGTGGTCAGCATGTCACTGGGCGGTGCCAGCTCAAGCACGACAGAGCGCAACGCACTGGCAGCCCACTACAACAATGGCGTTCTGCTGATTGCTGCCGCAGGTAACGACGGTGACAACACCCACAGTTACCCTGCATCCTACGACAGCGTGGTTTCGGTTGCTGCGGTAGACAGCACCAAGCAGCACGCTGCCTTCTCCCAGTACACCAACCAGGTGGAAGTATCAGGTCCCGGTGAAGCTATCCTGTCTACCGTGACCCGCGGCGAAGGCCGTTTGTCGGACATAGTGGTTGGTGGTCAGTCTTATTTCAACAACGGCGTAGTGCCTCACAACCGTTTGGTGAAATCCGGTACCAGCTACGCCCCAGCGCCAATCAATGGCACTGTTACCGCGACGCTGGCCGAGTGCAGCGTATCAGGCAGCACCTTTAACTGTGGCAACATGACAGGCAAGGTGTGTCTGGTTGAGCGCGTCGGTAACCAGGGTTCCAGCTATCCTGAAATCAATGCCGCCAAGGCCTGTCAAAACGCCGGTGCCTCTGCCACCATCGTTTACTCCAATACTGCCCTGCCCGGCCTGCAAAATCCCTTTGTGGTCGATACCAACAGCGAGCTGACCAAGGTCTCTGTGTCTGTTGACAGAGCCACAGGTCTGGCACTTCGCAGCCACATAGGTTCCAGCGTCACCGTATCCAGCGAAGGCGGTAAGGACTACGAGTACTACAACGGTACCTCCATGGCCACTCCGCACGTTTCCGGTGTTGCTACGCTGGTATGGAGCTATCACCCAGAGTGCAGCGCCGCTCAGGTGCGTGCCGCCCTGCGTGCGACTGCCGAAGATCTGGACGTAGCGGGCCGTGACGATCGTACCGGTTACGGTATGGTTGATGCGGTTGCTGCCAAGGAGTATCTGGATGCTTCCTGTAATGGCCCAACCGATGGCGGTGGCGGTAACGGCGGCTCCGAAGCTGAAATGACCAATGGCGTTGCCAAGTCTAACCTCAGCGGTGCCAAGGGCGATGAGCTGCACTACTACATTGATGTGCCTGCCGGCGCCACCAACCTGAACTTCGCCATGAGCGGTGGCAGCGGTGATGCGGACTTGTACGTTCAGTACGGCGCTGCGCCAACCACCAGCAGCTACGATTGCCGTCCATGGAAAGGCGGTAACACCGAGTCTTGCCCAATCACAACCGCTCAGGCCGGTACCTACTACGTGATGGTACAGGGTTACAATGCCTTCAGTGGTGTGAACCTGGTTGCCAGCTACACTGCCCCCACCGGCGGCAGCACCGGCGGTACCACGGGCCCCGCGACTTACACCAACACCGATAACTACAGTATTCCGGACAACAACACTGCCGGGATCAGCAGCCCCATCGATGTAAGCCGCAGTGGTGATGCTGGCACTGTTACCGTGAAAGTGAACATAGTGCACACCTACATTGGCGATCTGCAGGTTGAGCTTATCACCCCGAATGGCCAGGTAGCCGTACTGCACGACAACACAGGCGCAGGCACTGACAACATCAGCAAGACTTACACTGTGAACGCTACAGGTGTTGAATCTCAGGGTACCTGGAAGCTGAAAGCCGTGGACAGTTCACGCCGTGACACTGGCTACATTGACTCATGGGAAATCTCTTTCCAATAA
- a CDS encoding YaeQ family protein, protein MTLKSDVHKVSFEIADLRRGYFGYHKLTLARHPSETEERLMLRLLAFALYASAELKFVGELCNQDEPELCEQAMDGHYLLWAEFGLADERRIKRAVHRADKVVVFAYGGQDLSHWWDEMAGKCARIDTLSVLAFDNPSLEALLPFVAKTMTLAVNIDEEGNVRVSNGQYDVVIVPQCLK, encoded by the coding sequence ATGACGCTTAAGTCCGATGTCCATAAAGTCAGCTTTGAGATTGCCGATCTGCGTCGTGGCTATTTTGGCTATCACAAACTGACACTGGCTCGGCACCCCTCCGAGACAGAAGAGCGGCTGATGCTGAGGCTGCTTGCCTTTGCGCTTTATGCCTCTGCCGAACTTAAGTTTGTCGGTGAGCTGTGCAATCAGGATGAGCCGGAGCTCTGTGAGCAAGCCATGGATGGACATTATTTACTGTGGGCGGAGTTTGGCCTGGCGGATGAGCGGCGGATAAAACGCGCTGTCCACAGGGCCGATAAGGTGGTGGTGTTCGCCTACGGGGGACAGGATTTAAGCCATTGGTGGGACGAGATGGCAGGAAAGTGCGCCCGAATCGACACCCTGTCTGTGCTCGCGTTTGATAATCCAAGCCTTGAGGCATTGTTGCCTTTTGTGGCCAAAACCATGACGTTGGCGGTGAATATCGATGAAGAGGGGAACGTGCGTGTATCCAATGGCCAGTACGATGTGGTGATAGTCCCTCAGTGTCTCAAGTAG
- a CDS encoding DUF2007 domain-containing protein, whose product MEQRKCLLAGGNLLQAHTWKGLLQVAGIQVELRGEALLGGVGELPVDLQNVELWVYESELAKAQSQLDSLGGDRPQWQCLHCHEMNEASFELCWHCSSERSEAHN is encoded by the coding sequence ATGGAACAACGTAAATGTTTATTGGCCGGTGGTAATTTGCTGCAGGCACACACCTGGAAAGGCCTGTTGCAGGTAGCTGGTATACAGGTTGAGCTAAGGGGTGAGGCCTTGCTCGGTGGTGTGGGTGAACTGCCGGTGGATCTGCAGAATGTGGAGTTGTGGGTCTATGAATCTGAGCTCGCCAAGGCTCAAAGCCAGCTGGACAGCCTGGGAGGCGACCGTCCCCAATGGCAATGTTTGCACTGCCATGAGATGAATGAAGCCAGCTTTGAGCTCTGTTGGCATTGTAGTTCAGAGCGCAGCGAAGCCCATAACTGA